From the Ascaphus truei isolate aAscTru1 chromosome 15, aAscTru1.hap1, whole genome shotgun sequence genome, one window contains:
- the LOC142466568 gene encoding interferon regulatory factor 4-like isoform X1 codes for MCDQGSQVLRLKEWLVLQVESGLYPGLRWQNPEKTLFRIPWKHAAKQDYSEQADATLFKAWTMYKGKYRDLTGKTDPTVWKTRLRCALNKSPDFQEVLENSQLDLAEPFKVYRILSEAGGRSKEGSRDTPTSPKNEDSSIPPQDESRSPTKQLQAQIQGKRKEVPLETTHSSSKIQGHETPHSKRGCHVTGPFLLTTRHLTHKVPDVASRGLVVPSSSSDFWLHVRLYYQDTLVTEVTTQTADGCRIVPRALSPYDSSPCPPPALEEIPLPSPHELPGFLSPGTGLVLQRLLGHLDRGVLLWVAPEGVFVKRRCQGRVYWSRQLAPHTDRPNKLERERSRKVLDTDCFLQELQLYEKNRGPVPQYQIWLCFGEEYPSTATLNQKMLITALVEPVFARELLLNAQKVRRKGPQGPLGCTPRVSSH; via the exons ATGTGTGACCAGGGATCTCAGGTGCtgaggctgaaggagtggctggTACTACAGGTAGAGAGCGGCCTCTACCCAGGACTGCGCTGGCAGAACCCCGAGAAAACCCTTTTCAGGATCCCATGGAAACACGCAGCCAAACAGGACTACAGCGAGCAGGCGGATGCCACTCTGTTCAAG GCCTGGACTATGTATAAGGGGAAGTATCGGGATTTGACGGGAAAGACTGACCCCACGGTCTGGAAGACGCGGCTCCGATGTGCCCTGAATAAGAGCCCAGACTTCCAGGAGGTGCTGGAGAACAGCCAGCTGGACCTAGCTGAACCCTTCAAGGTGTATAGGATCCTGTCCGAGGCTGGAGGAAGGAGTA AAGAAGGGTCCAGAGATACACCCACGAGCCCCAAAAACGAGGATTCCAGTATCCCACCGCAGGACGAATCTCGGAGCCCGACTAAGCAGCTGCAGGCTCAG ATTCAGGGTAAGAGGAAGGAGGTTCCTTTGGAAACCACCCACAGCTCCTCCAAAATCCAGGGACACGAGACTCCGCACAGCAAAAGAG GGTGTCATGTGACCGGACCCTTCCTGTTGACGACCCGCCATTTGACTCACAAAGTGCCTGACGTGGCGAGCAGAGGCCTTGTTGTACCCTCGTCATCCTCAG ATTTCTGGCTCCACGTGCGTCTGTATTATCAGGACACGCTAGTGACAGAGGTCACCACGCAGACAGCTGACGGCTGCCGCATTGTCCCCCGGGCCTTGTCGCCCTACGACTCCAGTCCATGCCCCCCGCCCGCGCTGGAGGAgatcccactcccctccccccacgagCTCCCCGGCTTCCTCTCTCCGGGCACCGGCCTTGTCCTGCAGAGGCTCCTCGGACACCTGGACAGGGGGGTGCTGCTGTGGGTGGCACCGGAGGGCGTCTTTGTGAAGCGTCGGTGCCAGGGCCGCGTGTATTGGAGCCGGCAGCTGGCACCTCACACTGACCGACCCAACAAGCTGGAGAGGGAGCGGTCCCGCAAAGTGCTGGACACCGATTGCTTCCTgcagg AGCTGCAGCTGTATGAAAAAAACAGGGGCCCCGTTCCCCAATATCAGATCTGGCTCTGCTTTGGGGAGGAATATCCGAGCACAGCGACCTTGAACCAGAAGATGCTGATAACAGCTCTT gtgGAGCCGGTGTTTGCCCGGGAGCTGCTCCTGAATGCTCAGAAGGTACGGAGGAAGGGCCCTCAGGGGCCCCTGGGCTGCACCCCTCGCGTCTCCAGCCACTGA
- the LOC142466568 gene encoding interferon regulatory factor 4-like isoform X2, producing the protein MCDQGSQVLRLKEWLVLQVESGLYPGLRWQNPEKTLFRIPWKHAAKQDYSEQADATLFKAWTMYKGKYRDLTGKTDPTVWKTRLRCALNKSPDFQEVLENSQLDLAEPFKVYRILSEAGGRSKGSRDTPTSPKNEDSSIPPQDESRSPTKQLQAQIQGKRKEVPLETTHSSSKIQGHETPHSKRGCHVTGPFLLTTRHLTHKVPDVASRGLVVPSSSSDFWLHVRLYYQDTLVTEVTTQTADGCRIVPRALSPYDSSPCPPPALEEIPLPSPHELPGFLSPGTGLVLQRLLGHLDRGVLLWVAPEGVFVKRRCQGRVYWSRQLAPHTDRPNKLERERSRKVLDTDCFLQELQLYEKNRGPVPQYQIWLCFGEEYPSTATLNQKMLITALVEPVFARELLLNAQKVRRKGPQGPLGCTPRVSSH; encoded by the exons ATGTGTGACCAGGGATCTCAGGTGCtgaggctgaaggagtggctggTACTACAGGTAGAGAGCGGCCTCTACCCAGGACTGCGCTGGCAGAACCCCGAGAAAACCCTTTTCAGGATCCCATGGAAACACGCAGCCAAACAGGACTACAGCGAGCAGGCGGATGCCACTCTGTTCAAG GCCTGGACTATGTATAAGGGGAAGTATCGGGATTTGACGGGAAAGACTGACCCCACGGTCTGGAAGACGCGGCTCCGATGTGCCCTGAATAAGAGCCCAGACTTCCAGGAGGTGCTGGAGAACAGCCAGCTGGACCTAGCTGAACCCTTCAAGGTGTATAGGATCCTGTCCGAGGCTGGAGGAAGGAGTA AAGGGTCCAGAGATACACCCACGAGCCCCAAAAACGAGGATTCCAGTATCCCACCGCAGGACGAATCTCGGAGCCCGACTAAGCAGCTGCAGGCTCAG ATTCAGGGTAAGAGGAAGGAGGTTCCTTTGGAAACCACCCACAGCTCCTCCAAAATCCAGGGACACGAGACTCCGCACAGCAAAAGAG GGTGTCATGTGACCGGACCCTTCCTGTTGACGACCCGCCATTTGACTCACAAAGTGCCTGACGTGGCGAGCAGAGGCCTTGTTGTACCCTCGTCATCCTCAG ATTTCTGGCTCCACGTGCGTCTGTATTATCAGGACACGCTAGTGACAGAGGTCACCACGCAGACAGCTGACGGCTGCCGCATTGTCCCCCGGGCCTTGTCGCCCTACGACTCCAGTCCATGCCCCCCGCCCGCGCTGGAGGAgatcccactcccctccccccacgagCTCCCCGGCTTCCTCTCTCCGGGCACCGGCCTTGTCCTGCAGAGGCTCCTCGGACACCTGGACAGGGGGGTGCTGCTGTGGGTGGCACCGGAGGGCGTCTTTGTGAAGCGTCGGTGCCAGGGCCGCGTGTATTGGAGCCGGCAGCTGGCACCTCACACTGACCGACCCAACAAGCTGGAGAGGGAGCGGTCCCGCAAAGTGCTGGACACCGATTGCTTCCTgcagg AGCTGCAGCTGTATGAAAAAAACAGGGGCCCCGTTCCCCAATATCAGATCTGGCTCTGCTTTGGGGAGGAATATCCGAGCACAGCGACCTTGAACCAGAAGATGCTGATAACAGCTCTT gtgGAGCCGGTGTTTGCCCGGGAGCTGCTCCTGAATGCTCAGAAGGTACGGAGGAAGGGCCCTCAGGGGCCCCTGGGCTGCACCCCTCGCGTCTCCAGCCACTGA
- the DUSP15 gene encoding dual specificity protein phosphatase 15 isoform X2: MILPGLYLGSVIDSRDWEQLKRNRITHAVSVHQSPEPKLQELTYLCVSLPDSPEADILQHFKQCISFIHCSRLSGGNCLVHCSAGVSRSATIVTAYIMTVTRLNWAQALAVVSAARPSANPNTGFRKQLQNFGGGGAQEFYRHLEEKYGKSPFNDEEEAKTVLLRGEERELSLQEGERTESAGGRKRTKSAGGGVRPESAGGRRRTESAGGRGRTESAGGRGRTESAGGRGRTESAEERELSLLQ; encoded by the exons ATG ATCCTGCCAGGACTATATCTCGGGAGCGTGATCG ATTCCAGGGACTGGGAGCAGCTAAAGAGAAATAGAATCACTCACGCCGTCTCTGTGCATCAATCTCCCGAGCCAAAGCTGCAG GAGCTGACgtacctctgtgtctctctgccagACTCACCCGAGGCTGACAT ACTTCAGCACTTTAAACAATGTATCAGCTTCATTCATTGCAGCCGCCTGAGCGGAGGGAACTGCCTGGTGCACTG cTCTGCTGGCGTCTCCCGCAGTGCCACCATCGTCACAGCCTACATCATGACGGTCACCAGGCTCAACTGGGCACAGGCGTTGGCCGTGGTGAGTGCAGCGAGACCCAGCGCCAACCCCAACACGGGCTTCAGAAAGCAGCTACAGAACTTCgggggagggggcgcacaggAG tTTTACAGGCACCTCGAGGAGAAATACGGAAAAAGTCCCTTTAATGACGAGGAAGAGGCGAAAACTGTGTTATtacggggggaagagagggagctgAGTCTGCAGGAGGGCGAGAGAACTGAGTCTGCAGGAGGGCGCAAGAGAACAAAGTCTGCAGGAGGGGGCGTGAGACCTGAGTCtgcaggagggagaaggagaactGAGtctgcaggagggagagggagaactgagtctgcaggagggagagggagaactgagtctgcaggagggagagggaggactgAGTCTGCAGAAGAGAGAGAACTGAGTCTGCTGCAGTAA
- the DUSP15 gene encoding dual specificity protein phosphatase 15 isoform X3: MGNGMNKILPGLYLGSVIDSRDWEQLKRNRITHAVSVHQSPEPKLQELTYLCVSLPDSPEADILQHFKQCISFIHCSRLSGGNCLVHCSAGVSRSATIVTAYIMTVTRLNWAQALAVFYRHLEEKYGKSPFNDEEEAKTVLLRGEERELSLQEGERTESAGGRKRTKSAGGGVRPESAGGRRRTESAGGRGRTESAGGRGRTESAGGRGRTESAEERELSLLQ, translated from the exons ATGGGGAATGGTATGAATAAG ATCCTGCCAGGACTATATCTCGGGAGCGTGATCG ATTCCAGGGACTGGGAGCAGCTAAAGAGAAATAGAATCACTCACGCCGTCTCTGTGCATCAATCTCCCGAGCCAAAGCTGCAG GAGCTGACgtacctctgtgtctctctgccagACTCACCCGAGGCTGACAT ACTTCAGCACTTTAAACAATGTATCAGCTTCATTCATTGCAGCCGCCTGAGCGGAGGGAACTGCCTGGTGCACTG cTCTGCTGGCGTCTCCCGCAGTGCCACCATCGTCACAGCCTACATCATGACGGTCACCAGGCTCAACTGGGCACAGGCGTTGGCCGTG tTTTACAGGCACCTCGAGGAGAAATACGGAAAAAGTCCCTTTAATGACGAGGAAGAGGCGAAAACTGTGTTATtacggggggaagagagggagctgAGTCTGCAGGAGGGCGAGAGAACTGAGTCTGCAGGAGGGCGCAAGAGAACAAAGTCTGCAGGAGGGGGCGTGAGACCTGAGTCtgcaggagggagaaggagaactGAGtctgcaggagggagagggagaactgagtctgcaggagggagagggagaactgagtctgcaggagggagagggaggactgAGTCTGCAGAAGAGAGAGAACTGAGTCTGCTGCAGTAA
- the DUSP15 gene encoding dual specificity protein phosphatase 15 isoform X1: MGNGMNKILPGLYLGSVIDSRDWEQLKRNRITHAVSVHQSPEPKLQELTYLCVSLPDSPEADILQHFKQCISFIHCSRLSGGNCLVHCSAGVSRSATIVTAYIMTVTRLNWAQALAVVSAARPSANPNTGFRKQLQNFGGGGAQEFYRHLEEKYGKSPFNDEEEAKTVLLRGEERELSLQEGERTESAGGRKRTKSAGGGVRPESAGGRRRTESAGGRGRTESAGGRGRTESAGGRGRTESAEERELSLLQ; this comes from the exons ATGGGGAATGGTATGAATAAG ATCCTGCCAGGACTATATCTCGGGAGCGTGATCG ATTCCAGGGACTGGGAGCAGCTAAAGAGAAATAGAATCACTCACGCCGTCTCTGTGCATCAATCTCCCGAGCCAAAGCTGCAG GAGCTGACgtacctctgtgtctctctgccagACTCACCCGAGGCTGACAT ACTTCAGCACTTTAAACAATGTATCAGCTTCATTCATTGCAGCCGCCTGAGCGGAGGGAACTGCCTGGTGCACTG cTCTGCTGGCGTCTCCCGCAGTGCCACCATCGTCACAGCCTACATCATGACGGTCACCAGGCTCAACTGGGCACAGGCGTTGGCCGTGGTGAGTGCAGCGAGACCCAGCGCCAACCCCAACACGGGCTTCAGAAAGCAGCTACAGAACTTCgggggagggggcgcacaggAG tTTTACAGGCACCTCGAGGAGAAATACGGAAAAAGTCCCTTTAATGACGAGGAAGAGGCGAAAACTGTGTTATtacggggggaagagagggagctgAGTCTGCAGGAGGGCGAGAGAACTGAGTCTGCAGGAGGGCGCAAGAGAACAAAGTCTGCAGGAGGGGGCGTGAGACCTGAGTCtgcaggagggagaaggagaactGAGtctgcaggagggagagggagaactgagtctgcaggagggagagggagaactgagtctgcaggagggagagggaggactgAGTCTGCAGAAGAGAGAGAACTGAGTCTGCTGCAGTAA